Proteins encoded within one genomic window of Sphaerotilus montanus:
- a CDS encoding cytidine deaminase, whose translation MAQNKLNLLELNDFPWNALMAAARAARLQAHAPYSRFLVGAAVLDEHGRLHAGCNVENAAYPQGVCAEAGALSAMVLAGGRRLRAVVVLGDAGGALVTPCGGCRQKLREFGAADLPILIADPQRALARFTLDDLLPHSFGPDHLSLNP comes from the coding sequence ATGGCGCAGAACAAGTTGAACCTGCTGGAACTGAACGACTTCCCGTGGAACGCGCTGATGGCCGCCGCCCGCGCCGCCAGGTTGCAGGCCCACGCGCCCTACTCGCGCTTCCTGGTCGGCGCCGCGGTGCTCGACGAACACGGCCGGCTGCACGCGGGCTGCAACGTCGAGAACGCGGCGTACCCACAGGGCGTCTGCGCCGAGGCGGGGGCGCTGTCGGCGATGGTGCTGGCGGGTGGACGGCGGCTGCGGGCGGTGGTGGTGCTGGGGGATGCGGGCGGCGCGCTGGTGACGCCGTGTGGCGGCTGCCGGCAGAAGCTGCGCGAGTTCGGCGCGGCGGACTTGCCGATCCTGATCGCCGATCCGCAGCGGGCGCTGGCCCGGTTCACCCTCGATGACCTGCTGCCGCACAGCTTCGGCCCCGACCATCTTTCCCTGAATCCATGA
- a CDS encoding ABC transporter permease: MDESLVWAVIASTLRVATPLILCALAGLLSERAGVIDIGLEGKMLFAAFAAGTVGVWSGSTAVALLAAMGVAVVLSWLHGLACVSHQGDQVVSGVAINIIAAGLTAVLGIAWFKQGGQTPPVSDAVRIQVVFPSMADSALFGHNALVYLSLLLVPAVWWGVYRTRFGLRLRAVGENPAMVDAAGVSVTRLRYAALTLNGMLCGLAGAYLVLAQNASFVPNMTAGRGFMALAAMIFGQWHPVKALWACLLFGALDAIAIRLQGVSLPMVGEVPVQAVQALPYLLTVVLLAGFIGKSVAPRALGQAYLKER, encoded by the coding sequence ATGGATGAGTCATTGGTCTGGGCGGTGATCGCCTCCACGCTGCGGGTGGCGACACCGCTGATCCTGTGCGCGCTGGCGGGCCTGTTGTCCGAGCGGGCCGGGGTGATCGACATCGGGCTCGAAGGCAAGATGCTGTTCGCCGCCTTCGCCGCCGGCACGGTCGGCGTGTGGAGCGGCTCGACGGCGGTGGCGCTGCTGGCAGCGATGGGCGTGGCGGTCGTGCTGTCGTGGCTGCATGGCCTCGCGTGTGTCAGCCACCAGGGCGATCAGGTGGTGTCGGGGGTCGCGATCAACATCATCGCCGCCGGGCTGACCGCCGTGCTCGGCATCGCGTGGTTCAAGCAAGGCGGACAGACGCCGCCGGTCAGCGACGCGGTGCGCATCCAGGTGGTGTTCCCGTCGATGGCGGACTCGGCGCTGTTCGGCCACAACGCGCTGGTCTACCTGTCGCTGCTGCTGGTGCCGGCCGTGTGGTGGGGGGTGTACCGCACGCGCTTCGGCCTGCGCCTGCGCGCGGTCGGCGAGAACCCGGCGATGGTGGACGCGGCCGGCGTGTCGGTGACGCGGCTGCGCTATGCGGCGCTGACGCTGAACGGGATGCTCTGCGGGCTGGCCGGCGCCTACCTCGTGCTGGCGCAGAACGCCTCCTTCGTGCCGAACATGACAGCGGGACGCGGTTTCATGGCGCTGGCCGCGATGATCTTCGGGCAATGGCACCCGGTGAAGGCGCTGTGGGCGTGTCTGCTGTTCGGGGCGCTGGACGCGATCGCGATCCGACTGCAAGGGGTGAGCCTGCCGATGGTCGGCGAGGTGCCGGTGCAGGCGGTGCAGGCGCTGCCGTATCTGCTGACGGTCGTGCTGCTGGCAGGGTTCATTGGCAAGTCGGTGGCGCCGCGGGCGTTGGGGCAGGCGTATCTGAAGGAGCGGTGA
- a CDS encoding ABC transporter permease has product MSANAPLPRWADVALMPAINLLVALIAAGVVVALVGQNPWEVLSVLIHGAFGTPRGLSYTLYYATTFTFTGLAVAVAFHGGLFNIGGEGQAILGGLGTGLVALWLGPHLPAIVVLPLMLVGGALFGMVWAAVPAYLQAYRGSHVVITTIMFNFLASSLLVYLLVNTLKPPGSMAVESKSFAASAKLPAMHELLGAVGIEWPSSPLNLSVVLALLAAGAVYLFLWRSRAGYRLRAVGSSEGAAAYAGIEPKHQVLIAMGLSGALAGLVGMNEIAGVAGRLQLDFVGGAGFTGIAVALMGRNHPVGILLASLLFGALFQGGAEVAFEVPGFSRDMVVTLQGFIVLFSGAMAYVIAPKVARLLFGRVKAHQGAAHG; this is encoded by the coding sequence ATGAGTGCGAACGCCCCCTTGCCGCGCTGGGCGGATGTGGCCCTGATGCCGGCGATCAACCTGCTGGTCGCCCTGATCGCCGCCGGCGTGGTGGTGGCGCTGGTCGGCCAGAACCCGTGGGAAGTGCTGTCGGTGCTGATCCACGGCGCGTTCGGCACGCCACGCGGGCTGAGCTACACGCTGTACTACGCGACGACCTTCACCTTCACCGGGCTGGCGGTCGCGGTCGCCTTCCACGGCGGGCTGTTCAACATCGGCGGCGAGGGGCAGGCCATCCTCGGCGGGCTGGGCACCGGGCTGGTGGCGCTGTGGCTCGGGCCGCACCTGCCGGCGATCGTCGTGCTGCCGCTGATGCTGGTCGGCGGGGCGCTATTCGGCATGGTGTGGGCGGCGGTGCCGGCGTACCTGCAGGCCTACCGCGGCAGCCACGTCGTCATCACCACCATCATGTTCAACTTCCTCGCCAGCAGCCTGCTGGTCTACCTGCTGGTGAACACGCTCAAGCCGCCGGGCTCAATGGCGGTCGAGAGCAAGTCGTTCGCCGCCTCGGCCAAGCTGCCGGCCATGCACGAGCTGCTCGGCGCGGTGGGCATCGAGTGGCCGTCGTCGCCGCTGAACCTGAGTGTCGTGCTGGCGTTGCTGGCGGCGGGGGCGGTCTACCTGTTCCTGTGGCGCAGCCGGGCGGGGTATCGGCTGCGGGCGGTCGGCTCTAGCGAAGGCGCTGCCGCGTATGCCGGGATCGAGCCGAAGCACCAGGTGCTGATCGCGATGGGCCTGTCGGGCGCGCTGGCCGGGCTGGTCGGCATGAACGAGATCGCGGGCGTGGCCGGTCGGCTGCAGCTCGACTTCGTCGGCGGCGCGGGCTTCACCGGCATTGCCGTCGCGCTGATGGGCCGCAACCACCCGGTCGGCATCCTGCTGGCAAGCCTGCTGTTCGGCGCGCTGTTCCAGGGCGGCGCCGAGGTGGCGTTCGAGGTTCCGGGCTTCAGCCGCGACATGGTGGTGACGCTGCAGGGCTTCATCGTGCTGTTCTCGGGCGCGATGGCGTATGTGATCGCACCAAAGGTGGCGCGGCTGTTGTTCGGCCGGGTGAAGGCCCACCAGGGAGCGGCCCATGGATGA
- a CDS encoding ABC transporter ATP-binding protein, whose translation MKPEPVPSPAIAVRMTGIGKRFGAVAANQDVHLTVQTGSVHGLVGENGAGKSTLMSILYGFYTADAGAIEVFGQPATIRNAQDAIARGIGMVHQHFMLVDTLSALDNVMLGAEPHALLHKAEGQVRERLRTLMQSTGLNVNLDALVGDLPVGDQQRLEILKALYRGARVLILDEPTAVLTPQETLQLFEVLGRLREAGTTIILITHKLKEVMRLCDRVTVMRAGQVVHDCEIADTSVEALAEAMVGRKVAMGRQADTAVQRGAVLVQARGLGLRDKQGVVRLRDFSLDLHAGEIVGVAGVSGNGQSEVLELLSGLHAADSGTLQVGERTFAPPRWLDPRTARALGIAHVPEDRYARAMVMGFEAWESAVLGYEGLPAYSQGGWMRRAAMKLATAQMMEKFDVRPRDPQLVSGKFSGGNQQKLVLARELGQAPKILLVGQPTRGVDIGAIEFIHGRLRAMRDAGCAVLVVSSELDEILALADRVLVMNQGRVTGELPIADCTEHRLGMLMIEGAAA comes from the coding sequence ATGAAGCCTGAACCTGTGCCCTCCCCCGCCATCGCCGTGCGCATGACCGGCATCGGCAAGCGCTTCGGCGCCGTCGCCGCCAACCAGGACGTGCACCTCACGGTGCAGACCGGCTCGGTCCACGGCCTCGTCGGCGAGAACGGCGCCGGCAAGAGCACGCTGATGTCGATCCTCTACGGCTTCTACACCGCCGACGCCGGCGCGATCGAGGTCTTCGGCCAGCCCGCCACGATCCGCAACGCCCAGGACGCCATCGCCCGCGGCATCGGCATGGTCCACCAGCACTTCATGCTGGTCGACACGCTCAGCGCACTGGACAACGTGATGCTCGGCGCCGAGCCGCACGCGCTGCTGCACAAGGCGGAGGGCCAGGTGCGCGAGCGGCTGCGCACGCTGATGCAGAGCACGGGGCTGAACGTGAACCTCGACGCCCTCGTCGGCGACCTGCCGGTGGGTGACCAGCAGCGGCTGGAGATCCTGAAGGCGCTGTACCGCGGCGCCCGCGTACTGATCCTCGACGAGCCGACCGCCGTCCTGACGCCGCAGGAGACGCTCCAACTGTTCGAGGTGCTCGGCCGGCTGCGCGAAGCGGGCACGACGATCATCCTGATCACGCACAAGCTCAAGGAGGTGATGCGGCTGTGCGACCGCGTCACCGTGATGCGCGCCGGGCAGGTGGTGCACGACTGCGAGATCGCCGACACGAGCGTGGAGGCGCTGGCCGAGGCGATGGTCGGGCGCAAGGTGGCAATGGGACGGCAGGCGGACACGGCCGTGCAGCGCGGCGCGGTGCTGGTGCAGGCGCGCGGGCTGGGCTTGCGCGACAAACAGGGCGTGGTGCGGCTGCGGGACTTTTCGCTGGACCTGCACGCAGGCGAGATCGTCGGCGTGGCCGGCGTGTCGGGCAACGGGCAGAGCGAGGTGCTGGAGCTGCTGTCCGGGCTGCACGCGGCCGACTCCGGCACGCTCCAGGTCGGCGAGCGCACCTTCGCACCGCCCAGGTGGCTCGACCCGCGCACCGCGCGCGCCCTCGGCATCGCCCACGTGCCCGAGGACCGCTACGCCCGCGCCATGGTGATGGGCTTCGAGGCGTGGGAATCCGCGGTGCTCGGCTATGAAGGCTTGCCCGCCTATAGCCAGGGCGGCTGGATGCGCCGCGCCGCGATGAAGCTGGCGACGGCGCAGATGATGGAGAAATTCGACGTGCGCCCGCGCGATCCGCAACTGGTCAGCGGCAAGTTCTCGGGCGGCAACCAGCAGAAGCTGGTGCTGGCCCGAGAGCTGGGGCAGGCGCCGAAGATCCTGCTCGTCGGCCAGCCGACCCGCGGCGTGGACATCGGCGCGATCGAGTTCATCCACGGCAGGCTGCGGGCGATGCGGGACGCGGGCTGCGCGGTGCTGGTGGTATCGAGCGAACTGGACGAGATCCTGGCGCTGGCCGACCGCGTGCTGGTGATGAACCAGGGGCGTGTCACCGGCGAGCTGCCGATCGCCGACTGCACCGAGCACCGGCTGGGGATGCTGATGATCGAAGGAGCCGCTGCATGA
- a CDS encoding LacI family DNA-binding transcriptional regulator, producing the protein MARTIKDVAARAGVSFTTVSHVLNGTRRVSEESRRRVERAVAELGYVPSALARSLKTSETHVLGVLVPNITNPFFAELMRGVEDAARGQGYSVFLCNCDDDPARQLGYVQRLLARRVDGLLLANSAAEASTVSGALKQTPVPTVVVDRAVAGLDADLVRVDNTGGARLATEHLLGLGHRRIACLAGPLAFEVSRARVAGWREALAAAGITPAPGWLVEGPYSPAQGHAATLGLLADHPEITAICAGNDLLGIGALRAAAERGVAVPQQLSVIGFDGIELGGFVHPGLSSVGEDIRAIGERAAAVLIERIRRSASRQPSPLRELVVTPALILRESTGPVPA; encoded by the coding sequence GTGGCCCGCACCATCAAGGACGTGGCGGCGCGGGCCGGCGTGTCGTTCACGACCGTCTCGCACGTCCTCAATGGCACCCGCCGGGTGAGCGAGGAGTCTCGCCGGCGGGTCGAGCGGGCGGTGGCCGAACTGGGCTACGTGCCCAGCGCGCTGGCCCGCTCGCTCAAGACCAGCGAGACGCACGTGCTGGGCGTGCTGGTGCCCAACATCACCAACCCCTTCTTCGCCGAGCTGATGCGCGGCGTGGAGGACGCGGCCCGCGGCCAGGGCTACTCGGTGTTCCTGTGCAACTGCGATGACGACCCCGCGCGGCAGCTCGGCTATGTGCAACGCCTGCTGGCGCGGCGCGTGGACGGGCTGCTGCTGGCGAACTCGGCGGCCGAGGCCTCCACGGTTTCCGGCGCGCTGAAACAGACCCCTGTGCCGACCGTGGTGGTGGACCGCGCCGTGGCCGGTCTGGACGCCGACCTGGTGCGCGTCGACAACACCGGCGGCGCCCGGCTGGCCACCGAACACCTGCTCGGCCTCGGCCACCGCCGCATCGCCTGTCTGGCCGGACCGCTGGCCTTCGAGGTCAGCCGCGCCCGCGTGGCCGGCTGGCGCGAGGCGCTGGCGGCAGCCGGCATCACCCCCGCGCCCGGCTGGCTGGTCGAAGGCCCGTACAGCCCCGCGCAGGGCCATGCCGCCACGCTCGGCCTGCTCGCCGACCACCCCGAGATCACGGCCATCTGCGCCGGCAACGACCTGCTCGGCATCGGCGCGCTGCGGGCTGCGGCAGAACGCGGCGTGGCCGTGCCGCAGCAGTTGTCGGTGATCGGCTTCGACGGCATCGAGCTGGGCGGCTTTGTCCACCCCGGCCTGAGCAGCGTCGGCGAGGACATCCGCGCCATCGGCGAACGCGCCGCCGCGGTGCTGATCGAGCGCATCCGCCGCAGCGCCAGCCGCCAGCCGAGCCCGCTGCGCGAACTGGTGGTGACCCCCGCGCTGATCCTGCGCGAATCGACCGGCCCCGTGCCCGCATGA
- a CDS encoding BMP family lipoprotein, with translation MKTFLRLATLSCTLAAAFAAHADPAVIFDMGGKFDKSFNEAAYRGMERWKKETGKPYLEFEIANETQREQAIRRMAERGASPIIGIGFGQASSIEKVAKEFPKLKFAIIDMVVDAPNVQSVVFKEHEGSFLVGMMAAQASKTGKVGFVGGMDIPLIRKFQCGYEQGAKHANPKVETYANMTGTTGAAWNDPARGGELTKAQFAKGADVVFAAAGGTGIGVYQAAKDAGKLAIGVDSNQNHLQPGTMLTSMLKRVDVAVYNVAKGHKPGLTVLGLAEGGVDYAMDEHNAKLVTADMKAKVDAAKADIISGKLKVVDYMAANACK, from the coding sequence ATGAAGACCTTCCTCCGCCTTGCCACGCTGTCCTGCACCCTGGCCGCCGCCTTTGCCGCGCACGCCGATCCGGCCGTCATCTTCGACATGGGCGGCAAGTTCGACAAGTCCTTCAACGAGGCGGCCTACCGCGGCATGGAGCGCTGGAAGAAGGAAACCGGCAAGCCCTACCTCGAATTCGAGATCGCCAACGAGACCCAGCGCGAGCAGGCCATCCGCCGCATGGCCGAACGTGGCGCCAGCCCCATCATCGGCATCGGCTTCGGCCAGGCATCGAGCATCGAGAAGGTCGCCAAGGAATTCCCCAAGCTCAAGTTCGCCATCATCGACATGGTGGTGGATGCGCCCAACGTGCAGTCGGTCGTGTTCAAGGAACATGAAGGCAGCTTCCTCGTCGGCATGATGGCCGCGCAGGCGAGCAAGACCGGCAAGGTCGGCTTCGTTGGCGGCATGGACATTCCGCTGATCCGCAAGTTCCAGTGCGGCTACGAGCAGGGCGCGAAGCATGCCAACCCGAAGGTCGAGACCTACGCCAACATGACCGGCACGACCGGCGCGGCCTGGAACGACCCGGCGCGTGGCGGCGAGCTGACCAAGGCGCAGTTCGCCAAGGGCGCGGACGTGGTCTTTGCGGCGGCGGGCGGCACCGGCATCGGCGTCTACCAGGCGGCCAAGGACGCCGGCAAGCTGGCCATCGGCGTGGACAGCAACCAGAACCACCTGCAGCCCGGCACGATGCTGACCTCGATGCTCAAGCGCGTGGACGTGGCCGTCTACAACGTCGCCAAGGGCCACAAGCCGGGGCTGACTGTCCTCGGCCTGGCCGAAGGCGGCGTCGACTACGCGATGGACGAGCACAACGCCAAGCTGGTCACCGCCGACATGAAGGCCAAGGTCGACGCGGCCAAGGCCGACATCATCAGCGGCAAGCTGAAGGTGGTCGACTACATGGCCGCCAACGCCTGCAAGTGA
- the add gene encoding adenosine deaminase, with product MSASNKQNPCPPDGVAAWEARPKVLLHEHLDGGLRPQTLLDLCRVRGLQPPADTAEALGDWFAANAHAGSLERYLAGFALTVGAMASTAACERVAFEAAEDALADGCVLAEFRMAPSLFAPLGLRPEAALEALLAGLARSALSCGMIVCAMRMEDPARTAAVARMAGRYADRGVVGFDLAGAERGFPATLHREALHLAHDAGLGLTCHAGEADDGHRVIETIRLGVTRIGHGVRVMDNPVWVEQARAAGVHFEVCPSSNVHTGAARSLATHPFGAMTAAGLNLSCSTDNRLISRVTLSGELAALQAHQGLSTATLMAQQADAVRASFLGDDIKAAALARIAAA from the coding sequence ATGTCAGCCAGCAACAAGCAGAACCCATGCCCGCCGGATGGCGTCGCGGCCTGGGAGGCGCGGCCGAAGGTGCTGCTCCACGAGCACCTGGACGGCGGTCTGCGTCCGCAGACGCTGCTGGATCTCTGCCGTGTCCGCGGCCTGCAGCCCCCGGCCGACACCGCCGAGGCGCTGGGCGACTGGTTCGCCGCGAACGCGCACGCGGGCAGCCTGGAGCGCTATCTGGCCGGCTTCGCGCTGACCGTGGGCGCGATGGCGAGCACCGCGGCCTGCGAGCGCGTGGCCTTCGAGGCGGCCGAGGACGCGCTGGCCGACGGCTGCGTGCTGGCCGAGTTCCGCATGGCACCGAGCCTGTTCGCGCCGCTGGGGTTGCGTCCGGAAGCGGCGCTGGAAGCCCTGCTCGCCGGACTGGCCCGCAGCGCGCTGTCCTGCGGCATGATCGTCTGCGCGATGCGCATGGAGGACCCGGCCCGCACGGCGGCGGTGGCGCGCATGGCCGGACGCTACGCCGACCGCGGCGTGGTCGGCTTCGATCTGGCCGGTGCCGAGCGCGGGTTTCCGGCGACGCTGCACCGCGAGGCCCTGCACCTGGCGCACGACGCCGGCCTCGGCCTGACCTGCCACGCCGGCGAGGCCGACGATGGCCACCGGGTCATCGAGACCATCCGCCTCGGCGTCACCCGCATCGGCCATGGCGTGCGGGTGATGGACAACCCGGTCTGGGTGGAACAGGCGCGCGCGGCGGGCGTGCATTTCGAGGTCTGTCCGTCCAGCAATGTGCACACCGGCGCGGCGCGCAGCCTCGCCACGCACCCTTTTGGCGCGATGACCGCGGCGGGCTTGAACCTGTCCTGCTCGACCGACAACCGGCTCATCTCGCGCGTGACGCTCAGCGGCGAACTGGCCGCGCTGCAGGCGCACCAGGGTCTGTCGACGGCCACGCTGATGGCACAGCAGGCGGATGCGGTGCGGGCCTCCTTCCTCGGGGACGACATCAAGGCCGCGGCACTGGCGCGGATCGCTGCGGCATGA